The following proteins are encoded in a genomic region of Nicotiana sylvestris chromosome 4, ASM39365v2, whole genome shotgun sequence:
- the LOC104211813 gene encoding uncharacterized protein isoform X2, with product MQVWLYECCSSVNTDIATRISNSIPRILNWSASKSQIWLAAIEDRMIKPKWMKFTNINESPEELSVMSLPDKVEYITEEVEHVSEDPKVDAHPLEPKESIGKEDKESILCKIRKLKRGLEKVNEKLEDFRKDVFEELVSLRVLINESVKTILQAINSPNDQVDAKFAGSSTKNTDQPKDKNNQQFQFTSGELVQASTSKTELVEGALGEENHPARVNLYTHFEGAVDEENT from the exons ATGCAAGTATGGTTGTATGAGTGTTGCTCCTCCGTCAACACTGATATAGCTACAAGGATTTCTAATTCAATCCCTCGCATACTTAACTGGTCAGCTAGTAAGAGTCAGATTTGGTTAGCTGCAATTGAAGACAGAATGATCAAGCCTAAATGGATGAAG TTCACCAACATAAATGAATCACCTGAAGAGCTTTCAGTGATGTCTTTGCCTGATAAAGTTGAGTATATAACTGAAGAGGTTGAACATGTTTCTGAGGATCCCAAAGTTGATGCTCATCCATTGGAACCCAAAGAATCAATTGGAAAAGAGGACAAAGAGTCTATTCTTTGTAAAATAAGAAAGTTAAAAAGAGGTCTTGAGAAG GTAAATGAAAAGCTTGAAGATTTTAGGAAAGATGTCTTTGAAGAACTAGTTAGCCTTCGAGTGCTAATAAATGAGTCTGTCAAGACTATTTTGCAGGCGATAAACAGTCCAAATGATCAAGTTGATGCAAAG TTTGCGGGGAGTTCAACCAAAAATACTGACCAACCAAAAGACAAGAACAATCAGCAATTTCAGTTCACTAGTGGAGAACTAGTGCAGGCCAGCACCAGCAAAACAG AACTTGTTGAAGGTGCACTTGGTGAAGAAAATCATCCAGCACGTGTTAATTTATATACACATTTTGAAGGGGCAGTTGATGAAGAGAATACAT AG
- the LOC104211813 gene encoding uncharacterized protein isoform X1, whose amino-acid sequence MQVWLYECCSSVNTDIATRISNSIPRILNWSASKSQIWLAAIEDRMIKPKWMKFTNINESPEELSVMSLPDKVEYITEEVEHVSEDPKVDAHPLEPKESIGKEDKESILCKIRKLKRGLEKVNEKLEDFRKDVFEELVSLRVLINESVKTILQAINSPNDQVDAKFAGSSTKNTDQPKDKNNQQFQFTSGELVQASTSKTEREDMHAQSPIHGVTVAAQREQQNEEDDNVGEEAECVNVGDSEDSGGEKKEVTLDDFELPDNFSQLVKFGKPIQDEITPVHQGRTRQAGKHARSPFLPRQLLLYFHIPLLFACLVIHPCRQLFACLVILVLHQ is encoded by the exons ATGCAAGTATGGTTGTATGAGTGTTGCTCCTCCGTCAACACTGATATAGCTACAAGGATTTCTAATTCAATCCCTCGCATACTTAACTGGTCAGCTAGTAAGAGTCAGATTTGGTTAGCTGCAATTGAAGACAGAATGATCAAGCCTAAATGGATGAAG TTCACCAACATAAATGAATCACCTGAAGAGCTTTCAGTGATGTCTTTGCCTGATAAAGTTGAGTATATAACTGAAGAGGTTGAACATGTTTCTGAGGATCCCAAAGTTGATGCTCATCCATTGGAACCCAAAGAATCAATTGGAAAAGAGGACAAAGAGTCTATTCTTTGTAAAATAAGAAAGTTAAAAAGAGGTCTTGAGAAG GTAAATGAAAAGCTTGAAGATTTTAGGAAAGATGTCTTTGAAGAACTAGTTAGCCTTCGAGTGCTAATAAATGAGTCTGTCAAGACTATTTTGCAGGCGATAAACAGTCCAAATGATCAAGTTGATGCAAAG TTTGCGGGGAGTTCAACCAAAAATACTGACCAACCAAAAGACAAGAACAATCAGCAATTTCAGTTCACTAGTGGAGAACTAGTGCAGGCCAGCACCAGCAAAACAG AGAGGGAAGATATGCATGCACAATCTCCAATTCACGGAGTGACAGTAGCAGCTCAAAGAGAACAACAGAACGAGGAAGATGACAATGTAGGTGAAGAGGCAGAGTGTGTGAATGTAGGTGATTCAGAAGACTCCGGAGGTGAGAAGAAGGAGGTTACACTTGATGATTTCGAGCTGCCTGATAACTTCTCCCAGTTGGTTAAGTTCGGCAAGCCTATACAAGATGAAATAACACCCGTGCATCAAGGTAGAACAAGGCAGGCGGGAAAGCATGCCCGATCACCATTTCTCCCTAGGCAATTGTTATTATACTTTCATATTCCTCTGTTATTTGCTTGTCTTGTTATACACCCGTGTAGGCAATTGTTTGCTTGTCTTGTTATACTTGTCCTACATCAATAA
- the LOC104211814 gene encoding kirola-like, which translates to MGVKGKLIASVEVKCGGHLIHDIFHTNTHHISNISPNKVQKFDIDEGETIKVGSVVSWNYSDDGKDKICKQVIEAVDHEKKSITWKVIGGDLLELYNSFTIITSHDHQWTTWTFVYEKKTEETPEPLVLLAYALHVTKDVESHLLK; encoded by the exons ATGGGTGTGAAAGGCAAGTTGATTGCTTCAGTAGAGGTAAAGTGTGGAGGCCACCTAATTCATGACATTTTTCACACCAATACTCACCATATATCCAACATAAGTCCTAATAAGGTCCAAAAATTTGATATTGATGAAGGTGAAACCATAAAAGTTGGTTCGGTTGTTAGCTGGAATTATAGCGACG ATGGAAAAGATAAGATTTGTAAGCAAGTAATTGAAGCCGTGGATCATGAAAAGAAATCAATCACTTGGAAAGTAATTGGAGGAGATCTATTAGAGTTGTACAATTCCTTCACTATTATCACATCTCATGACCACCAATGGACTACATGGACATTTGTGTACGAGAAGAAAACTGAAGAAACCCCAGAGCCTCTCGTTTTGTTGGCTTATGCCCTACATGTGACCAAAGATGTAGAGAGTCACCTTCTCAAGTAA